From the genome of Pseudomonas mohnii:
CTTCGCCCAGGGCATGCAAGCGATCGCGGCGACGCAGCTGCGATTCGAGATGCTGCAACTCGCCGAGGCGCTCACTCATGTGGTTGAAGGTGCTGCTCAGTTCCGCCAGTTCGTCACCGCCGGTCACCGGCAAGCGTTGGCGGTAGTCCCCGGCGATCACGGCTTGAACGCCGTTGGAGAGCCCGCGCAAGGGTTTGGTCAGGCGCTGCGAGACCAGCCAGCCGACCGTCAGGGACGCCGCCGAGCTGAGCAGGAAAATCAGGATGAACAGGTTGCTTTGATTGACCAGTCCCAACAGGCTGCTGTGGCGTAGCAGGCCGCTGAAAATCACGCCTTGCAGCTCACCTTCTTCATTGAAGATCGGGCGGTAGATGCCGCTGTAGCGATTGGTGAACTGCTCGGTCGGTTCCCGGGTGGCGCGCAGGATCTGTTCGATTTTTTCCGGTACGGCCGACGGGTGATCTTCGAAGCGCTGGGAGGAGAACACTTCCGCGAAGTCATTGGCCTTGGCCAGGTACAACCGCAGGTCCAGGGAATGCACCTCGGCCACGCTGGTGAGGAAATTTCTGTCCAGGTAAGTGGCCACCAGCAATTTGTACTCGACGCCGGCCTGCTCTGTCTCGAAGGTCGAGACCACCGTGCCGGTGGCGATACCGCCGACTTGCAGGGTTTGCAGAACGGCCTTGGGGGCGAGGCTGATCTGCCGGACGATGTCGTCGGAGGCGGTGCTGAACAGCACTTTGTGATCGCTGTTGCGCACCAGCGCCACCACGTCGATGCCGATGGCGTCGGCGATGTCGGCGGTCAACTTGTCGTTCTGGCCCGACAGTTGATCGATGGGTGGGCGCCTGTAACGCAGGAACAGCTGTGCGGCCCGGGCATTGTCACGCAGGATTTCGCCGATTTCGTCTTCGACGATCTTGGTCGATTCCTGCAGCCAGATCCGTACGTTGCTGTCGAAAATCTGCGACAGGGTAGTGGCCGCGAGTTCGGCGGCGATCATGGTCGGGATCACGCTGACCAGCCAGAAGGCCAGCACCAGTTTGCGTTGCAGGCTCCAGCCGGAGAGGGCAAAGGGGCGGGCGTTGGAGGGGCGGTGTCTGGTCATCGGGTTTCGCTTGTCGAAAGCCTTGGCGGGATAAATCGTGAGTCCTGGTGCAATACAGTAGCCGACATTGCCCCGTCTGTGGCGACCCGTCTGCTGCCGGGGTCGCCAGGGGGGTCAGGCCAGTTGCCGATGGTCCTGTGGCAGGGGCTGTGGCTCGGAGATTTGCTGGATGAAGCGCCGCTGGATGAAGTCGACGCTCAGTTCAATCACCCGGTGGTATTGCAGGTCGACGGTGATCATGTGATAGCAGTCGTCCAGCATGACCTTGACCACCGGCCCGCCGAGCTTGCGTTCGACATAGTCGGCGTTCCAGCGGCTGGTGATGTCGTCCTCCAGGGAGTGCAGAACCAACGTGGGTGTGGTGATCGACGGCATGCGCTTTTTCACCACGGCGTTGAGTCGGTGCAGTTCGCGCACGGTCACGCCTTCCATGGTCAGCAAACCGGCCTGGCTGCTTTCGCCTTCTTTCATCTGGCGCTCGACGATCGCTCGCAGGCGTTCATTCTTGATGCCATAGGGCGGTTTTTCTTCGAAGCTGCACAGGTGCACGCCGAACGGGATTCTCATCAGCAGCGGCGTGAGGAACGCCAGTTTGTTGATGCTCCAGCCGTCGTAGCGCAGGGTGGTGGAGTACAGCATCAAGCCTTCGATTTGCCCGGGGTGTTCGGCGGCCAGGTACATCGACAGTACCGCGCCCATCGACAAGCCGCCGACGAACACGCGCTCATGCTTGCGCCGTATACCGACGAAGGTGTTGCGGGCGCTTTCATACCAGTCACGCCAGCCGGTGGCTTGCAGGTCGGCGTTGCCCCCGCAGTGGCCGGCCAGGGTCGGCACATAGACCGTGTGCCCGGCTTTCGCCAGGCCCATGGCCACCCGACGCAGTTCCGTCGGGGTGCCGGTGAGGCCGTGGATCAACAACACCGCGACCTCGCCGCTGCCGAGGACAAACCCGGCGCGGCCTTCGCCCATGTCAATCGCATCCGGTGAAACCGTCGCGTTCATCGTTTCATCGCTCGGTGCAGCAGGCGATCGAGCAGGGCGATGCCGAGGTCGATTTCCGGGTAGCTGATTTCCAGCGATGGGGCCAGGGTGATCACGTTTTTGTAGTAACCGCCGACGTCGAGGATCAGGCCCAGGCGTTTGCCGTCGATTTCGATGTCGCCCTTCATGCCTTCTTCGACCATGAAATCTAGGGTCGCCTTGTCCGGCGTGAAGCCGTCCGGGCCACAGATTTCGCAGCGCAGGGCCAAGCCCAGGCCATCGACGTCGCCGATGATCGGGTAGCGTTTCTGCAAGTCTTTCAGGCCTTCGAGGAAGTACTTGCCCTTGTTCATGACCATCGCGCCGTAGTCGACTTCGCTGGTCATCTTGAACATTTCCAGACCCACCGCCGTGCCCAGGGGGTTGGAGGCAAAGGTCGAGTGGGTGGAGCCCGGCGGGAAGACTTTAGGGTTGATCAACTCTTCCCTGGCCCAGATGCCGCCCAGCGGATTGAGACCGTTGGTCAAGGCCTTGCCGAAGACGATCACGTCCGGTTTGACGTCGAAGTGCTCGATCGACCACAACTTGCCGGTACGGTAGAAGCCCATCTGGATTTCGTCGACCACCATCAAAATGCCGTGCTGGTCAAGCACGTGCTTGAGTTCGCTGTAGAAGTTCATCGGCGGGATCACATAGCCGCCGGTGCCCTGGATCGGCTCGACGTAGAACGCGGCGTACTCGCTCTGGCCGACTTTCGGGTCCCAGACGCCGTTGTATTCGGTCTCGAACAAGCGGGCGAATTGCTGCACGCAGTGGCTGCCGTACTCTTCCTTGGTCATGCCCTTGGGGCCACGGAAGTGGTACGGGAACGGGATGAAATTGGCGCGCTCGCCGAAGTGGCCGTAACGGCGGCGATAGCGGTAGCTGGAGGTGATCGACGAGGCGCCGAGGGTACGGCCGTGATAACCGCCTTCGAAGGCGAACATCAGGCTCTTGCCGTTGGTGGCGTTGCGCACGACTTTCAGCGAGTCCTCGATGGACTGCGAGCCGCCGACGTTGAAGTGCACGCGACCGTCGAGGCCGAACTTCTTCTTCGCGTCCACGGCGATCATTTCCGAGAGCTCGATCTTGCCTTTGTGCAGGTATTGGCTGGCGATCTGCGGCAGGGTGTCGATCTGCTGTTTCAGCGCGTTGTTCAGGCGCGGGTTGGCGTAACCGAAGTTGACCGCCGAGTACCACATTTGCAGGTCGAGA
Proteins encoded in this window:
- a CDS encoding sensor histidine kinase, with protein sequence MTRHRPSNARPFALSGWSLQRKLVLAFWLVSVIPTMIAAELAATTLSQIFDSNVRIWLQESTKIVEDEIGEILRDNARAAQLFLRYRRPPIDQLSGQNDKLTADIADAIGIDVVALVRNSDHKVLFSTASDDIVRQISLAPKAVLQTLQVGGIATGTVVSTFETEQAGVEYKLLVATYLDRNFLTSVAEVHSLDLRLYLAKANDFAEVFSSQRFEDHPSAVPEKIEQILRATREPTEQFTNRYSGIYRPIFNEEGELQGVIFSGLLRHSSLLGLVNQSNLFILIFLLSSAASLTVGWLVSQRLTKPLRGLSNGVQAVIAGDYRQRLPVTGGDELAELSSTFNHMSERLGELQHLESQLRRRDRLHALGEVAMGLAHEIRNPLGIIKTATQLLHRRADLPESDKRHLEYVVSEVSRINDLITDFLDFAKPSAPMRSTQSARPLVDELAGFCAPELASHHIDVRIDDQAPGATVYADARQLKQAGLNLIVNAIDAMPDGGHLTLGISRDGPYTVISISDTGEGIEPDMLERIFTPFVTTKASGTGLGLAKVFSIMESHDGRIECASEKQAGATFSLYIPANGADFDEGSDDT
- a CDS encoding alpha/beta hydrolase encodes the protein MNATVSPDAIDMGEGRAGFVLGSGEVAVLLIHGLTGTPTELRRVAMGLAKAGHTVYVPTLAGHCGGNADLQATGWRDWYESARNTFVGIRRKHERVFVGGLSMGAVLSMYLAAEHPGQIEGLMLYSTTLRYDGWSINKLAFLTPLLMRIPFGVHLCSFEEKPPYGIKNERLRAIVERQMKEGESSQAGLLTMEGVTVRELHRLNAVVKKRMPSITTPTLVLHSLEDDITSRWNADYVERKLGGPVVKVMLDDCYHMITVDLQYHRVIELSVDFIQRRFIQQISEPQPLPQDHRQLA
- a CDS encoding aspartate aminotransferase family protein: MSDIRIATAEDQILLEKEAKYCSYGDTVHYIEPPRIFSRCEGSYVWDTSDQAYLDLQMWYSAVNFGYANPRLNNALKQQIDTLPQIASQYLHKGKIELSEMIAVDAKKKFGLDGRVHFNVGGSQSIEDSLKVVRNATNGKSLMFAFEGGYHGRTLGASSITSSYRYRRRYGHFGERANFIPFPYHFRGPKGMTKEEYGSHCVQQFARLFETEYNGVWDPKVGQSEYAAFYVEPIQGTGGYVIPPMNFYSELKHVLDQHGILMVVDEIQMGFYRTGKLWSIEHFDVKPDVIVFGKALTNGLNPLGGIWAREELINPKVFPPGSTHSTFASNPLGTAVGLEMFKMTSEVDYGAMVMNKGKYFLEGLKDLQKRYPIIGDVDGLGLALRCEICGPDGFTPDKATLDFMVEEGMKGDIEIDGKRLGLILDVGGYYKNVITLAPSLEISYPEIDLGIALLDRLLHRAMKR